A single genomic interval of Apis cerana isolate GH-2021 linkage group LG14, AcerK_1.0, whole genome shotgun sequence harbors:
- the LOC107995604 gene encoding integrator complex subunit 13 isoform X2, producing MYPANHKTIFVLDHTPYFGISTEAPLEFDFLKSRSQNLIPLAPVCKSLWTTSVEASLEYCRIVWDLFPTGKLIRFVVTDRAAYVLNSWSPSQQNLNHIMNGTAILGVPTKTPKPGDDYSVIHGLRVAIETLNECSEIQHEKRTSLNENASKLVNRGRVICITSARDNSNMKNLENIFLNELTQENKNALASDHLIPVDYCHLVILNIFPNNIESQVTSQGPREVSSLLTVEVHSIKAPALHSKLSHLILSHYDLASTTVTGIPMKEEQNASSSANYDVEIFHSSAAHSTILKDSALIKTFRRFEEGSEYETVTLKWCTPRGCSAAEMQNCTAMHRITPVDVNSRPSSCLINFLLNGRSVMLEMARKSGGKTISHLLAAHGGEIFIHTLSTARSVLEDPPSISEGCGGRVTDYRITDFGRLMRNNVLVPLKRSTNCNSEGPAEKMRFRLERHTKYWPITISSTLMFNLKQLIDPLPDLMVKEELTADEVLQCKQVIFSLLQLEAKHEALPLPSIGGGRGGKGGVRREEHYRLLWGELETFLKHHANNSAAHSEVLTCLLEVRSKDDKDKVELDQALRELDGFGKEDGTARASVIRATTDSPMSPPPSTSISLGKQLHKGGIYAPKSLLDIWLQRSAPKEKKPDFHGRVNNDGLKAKLYPNLKETGREPREPILEG from the exons ATGTATCCGGCAAatcataaaactatttttgttTTGGATCATACGCCATATTTTGGTATATCTACTGAAGCTCCTctagaatttgattttttaaagagtCGCAGTCAAAACTTAATTCCTTTAGCACCTGTTTGTAAATCTTTATGGACCACCAGTGTAGAAGCTTCATTAGAATATTGTCGAATAGTATGGGATCTCTTTCCAACTGGAAAATTg aTAAGATTTGTTGTAACTGATCGTGCAGCATATGTATTAAACTCATGGAGTCCATcgcaacaaaatttaaatcat ATAATGAATGGCACAGCCATTTTAGGAGTACCGACAAAGACTCCAAAACCTGGAGATGATTATTCAGTAATACATGGTTTAAGGGTAGCTATTGAAACACTTAATGAATGTTCAGAAATTCAACATGAAAAGAGAAcatcattaaatgaaaatgctaGTAAGCTTGTTAACAGAGGTCGAGTAATATGTATTACTAGTGCTCGAGATAAtagtaatatgaaaaatttggaaaatatatttttaaatgaattaactcaagaaaataaaaatgctttAGCTTCAGATCA tttaATACCTGTAGATTATTGTCATTtagttatattgaatatttttcctaaCAATATTGAATCACAAGTTACTAGCCAGGGACCAAGAGAG GTTTCATCATTATTAACAGTAGAAGTACATTCAATTAAGGCACCTGCTTTACATTCAAAATTGTCTCACTTAATTTTATCTCATTATGATCTGGCTAGTACAACAGTAACTGGTATACCAATGAAAGAAGAACAAAATGCTAGTTCTTCTGCAAATTATgatgttgaaatatttcattcttcaGCTGCACattctacaattttaaaag ATTCGGCTTTAATTAAGACATTTAGAAGATTTGAAGAAGGATCAGAATATGAAACTGTTACTTTAAAATGGTGTACACCACGAGGATGTAGTGCAGCTGAAATGCAAAATTGCACAGCTATGCATCGAATCACACCTGTTGATGTAAATAGTAGACCTTCATCTTGTTTGATTAACTTTTTACTAAATGGTAGATCTGTTATGCTTGAAATGGCAAGAAAAAGTGGAGGAAAAACTATTTCTCATTTACTTGCTGCACATGgtggagaaatttttatacatacattatcTACTGCTAGGAGTGTATTAGAGGATCCACCTTCTATTAGCGAAGGTTGTGGTGGTCGCGTCACTGATTATAGAATaact GATTTTGGAAGACTAATGCGGAATAATGTCCTGGTGCCTTTAAAAAGAAGTACAAATTGTAATAGCGAAGGTCCAGCAGAAAAAATGAGATTTAGATTAGAACGACATACAAAATATTGGCCAATTACTATTTCTAGTACACTAATGTTTAATCTAAAACag ttaataGATCCATTACCAGATTTGATGGTAAAGGAAGAGCTTACTGCAGATGAAGTTTTACAATGCAAACAAGTGATCTTTAGTTTGTTGCAATTGGAAGCAAAACACGAAGCATTACCATTACCAAGTATAGGGGGTGGTCGCGGTGGAAAAGGTGGAGTACGAAGAGAAGAACATTACAGATTATTATGGGGAGAattagaaacatttttaaaacatcaTGCAAATAATTCTGCTGCACATTCTGAAGTTTTAACTTGTCTTCTTGAAGTACGAAGTAAAGACGATAAAGATAAAGTTGAATTGGACCAAGCATTACGTGAATTAGATGG ATTTGGAAAAGAAGATGGAACTGCTCGAGCTAGTGTAATAAGAGCAACAACCGATTCACCGATGTCTCCACCGCCAAGTACATCGATATCTCTCGGTAAACAACTTCACAAAGGTGGTATTTACGCTCCTAAAAGTTTATTGGACATTTGGTTGCAACGAAGTGCACCTAAGGAGAAGAAACCTGATTTTCACGGAAGAGTAAATAATGATGGACTTAAAGCAAAATTATAtcctaatttaaaagaaactgGACGAGAACCACGTGAGCCCATCTTGGAAGGCTAA
- the LOC107995604 gene encoding integrator complex subunit 13 isoform X1, with the protein MYPANHKTIFVLDHTPYFGISTEAPLEFDFLKSRSQNLIPLAPVCKSLWTTSVEASLEYCRIVWDLFPTGKLIRFVVTDRAAYVLNSWSPSQQNLNHIMNGTAILGVPTKTPKPGDDYSVIHGLRVAIETLNECSEIQHEKRTSLNENASKLVNRGRVICITSARDNSNMKNLENIFLNELTQENKNALASDHLIPVDYCHLVILNIFPNNIESQVTSQGPREVSSLLTVEVHSIKAPALHSKLSHLILSHYDLASTTVTGIPMKEEQNASSSANYDVEIFHSSAAHSTILKGNPQDSALIKTFRRFEEGSEYETVTLKWCTPRGCSAAEMQNCTAMHRITPVDVNSRPSSCLINFLLNGRSVMLEMARKSGGKTISHLLAAHGGEIFIHTLSTARSVLEDPPSISEGCGGRVTDYRITDFGRLMRNNVLVPLKRSTNCNSEGPAEKMRFRLERHTKYWPITISSTLMFNLKQLIDPLPDLMVKEELTADEVLQCKQVIFSLLQLEAKHEALPLPSIGGGRGGKGGVRREEHYRLLWGELETFLKHHANNSAAHSEVLTCLLEVRSKDDKDKVELDQALRELDGFGKEDGTARASVIRATTDSPMSPPPSTSISLGKQLHKGGIYAPKSLLDIWLQRSAPKEKKPDFHGRVNNDGLKAKLYPNLKETGREPREPILEG; encoded by the exons ATGTATCCGGCAAatcataaaactatttttgttTTGGATCATACGCCATATTTTGGTATATCTACTGAAGCTCCTctagaatttgattttttaaagagtCGCAGTCAAAACTTAATTCCTTTAGCACCTGTTTGTAAATCTTTATGGACCACCAGTGTAGAAGCTTCATTAGAATATTGTCGAATAGTATGGGATCTCTTTCCAACTGGAAAATTg aTAAGATTTGTTGTAACTGATCGTGCAGCATATGTATTAAACTCATGGAGTCCATcgcaacaaaatttaaatcat ATAATGAATGGCACAGCCATTTTAGGAGTACCGACAAAGACTCCAAAACCTGGAGATGATTATTCAGTAATACATGGTTTAAGGGTAGCTATTGAAACACTTAATGAATGTTCAGAAATTCAACATGAAAAGAGAAcatcattaaatgaaaatgctaGTAAGCTTGTTAACAGAGGTCGAGTAATATGTATTACTAGTGCTCGAGATAAtagtaatatgaaaaatttggaaaatatatttttaaatgaattaactcaagaaaataaaaatgctttAGCTTCAGATCA tttaATACCTGTAGATTATTGTCATTtagttatattgaatatttttcctaaCAATATTGAATCACAAGTTACTAGCCAGGGACCAAGAGAG GTTTCATCATTATTAACAGTAGAAGTACATTCAATTAAGGCACCTGCTTTACATTCAAAATTGTCTCACTTAATTTTATCTCATTATGATCTGGCTAGTACAACAGTAACTGGTATACCAATGAAAGAAGAACAAAATGCTAGTTCTTCTGCAAATTATgatgttgaaatatttcattcttcaGCTGCACattctacaattttaaaag gAAATCCTCAAGATTCGGCTTTAATTAAGACATTTAGAAGATTTGAAGAAGGATCAGAATATGAAACTGTTACTTTAAAATGGTGTACACCACGAGGATGTAGTGCAGCTGAAATGCAAAATTGCACAGCTATGCATCGAATCACACCTGTTGATGTAAATAGTAGACCTTCATCTTGTTTGATTAACTTTTTACTAAATGGTAGATCTGTTATGCTTGAAATGGCAAGAAAAAGTGGAGGAAAAACTATTTCTCATTTACTTGCTGCACATGgtggagaaatttttatacatacattatcTACTGCTAGGAGTGTATTAGAGGATCCACCTTCTATTAGCGAAGGTTGTGGTGGTCGCGTCACTGATTATAGAATaact GATTTTGGAAGACTAATGCGGAATAATGTCCTGGTGCCTTTAAAAAGAAGTACAAATTGTAATAGCGAAGGTCCAGCAGAAAAAATGAGATTTAGATTAGAACGACATACAAAATATTGGCCAATTACTATTTCTAGTACACTAATGTTTAATCTAAAACag ttaataGATCCATTACCAGATTTGATGGTAAAGGAAGAGCTTACTGCAGATGAAGTTTTACAATGCAAACAAGTGATCTTTAGTTTGTTGCAATTGGAAGCAAAACACGAAGCATTACCATTACCAAGTATAGGGGGTGGTCGCGGTGGAAAAGGTGGAGTACGAAGAGAAGAACATTACAGATTATTATGGGGAGAattagaaacatttttaaaacatcaTGCAAATAATTCTGCTGCACATTCTGAAGTTTTAACTTGTCTTCTTGAAGTACGAAGTAAAGACGATAAAGATAAAGTTGAATTGGACCAAGCATTACGTGAATTAGATGG ATTTGGAAAAGAAGATGGAACTGCTCGAGCTAGTGTAATAAGAGCAACAACCGATTCACCGATGTCTCCACCGCCAAGTACATCGATATCTCTCGGTAAACAACTTCACAAAGGTGGTATTTACGCTCCTAAAAGTTTATTGGACATTTGGTTGCAACGAAGTGCACCTAAGGAGAAGAAACCTGATTTTCACGGAAGAGTAAATAATGATGGACTTAAAGCAAAATTATAtcctaatttaaaagaaactgGACGAGAACCACGTGAGCCCATCTTGGAAGGCTAA
- the LOC107995600 gene encoding uncharacterized protein LOC107995600 isoform X2: MASVKDTATFFAEGTASQFEHVLKLYPQALRLKADHKTKKPEELIKLDNWYQNELPKKIKSRGKDAHLNHEELVQTMKWKQIRGKFYPQLSYLVKVNTPRAVMAETKKAFKKLPNLEQAITALSNLKGVGTTMASALLAAASPENAPFMADECLMAIPEIEGIDYTTKEYLNFVQHIQNTVERLNKQTSNGKTWSPHRVELALWTHYVASELKPELLDGIPGSTENGNSHPPSNGEATEPSDDSNQEAALNAAVASEDTNDSLATNDNDDSNNTPRPTDSEDTEDSQDVQEPPTKKSKK; this comes from the exons ATGGCTTCCGTGAAAGACACAGCAACTTTCTTCGCGGAGGGCACAGCGAGTCAGTTCGAACACGTCCTGAAGCTTTATCCGCAGGCCCTCAGACTCAAGGCTGATCATAAGACGAAAAAACCCGAGGAGCTGATCAAGTTGGATAACTG GTACCAGAATGAGCTTCCAAAGAAGATCAAGTCGCGCGGCAAGGACGCGCATCTCAATCACGAGGAACTCGTGCAAACGATGAAGTGGAAGCAAATA cGTGGGAAGTTTTATCCTCAATTGTCCTATTTAGTAAAAGTGAACACACCTCGCGCTGTGATGGCGGAAACGAAAAAGGCGTTCAAAAAACTCCCAAACCTGGAACAAGCTATTACTGCCCTCTCGAATTTAAAGGGAGTAGGTACCACAATGGCTTCAGCTTTATTAGCAGCAGCATCACCAGAGAATGCACCCTTCATGGCGGACGAATGTCTGATGGCAATACCGGAAATCGAGGGCATCGATTATACCACCAAGGAGTACCTCAATTTTGTTCAGCACATTCAAAATACCGTGGAGAGGCTGAACAAACAAA CGTCGAACGGCAAAACATGGAGCCCTCACAGGGTGGAGCTCGCTCTGTGGACCCACTACGTGGCGTCCGAGCTGAAGCCAGAGCTGTTGGACGGCATTCCAGGCTCCACGGAGAACGGCAATTCCCATCCGCCCAGCAACGGCGAGGCGACAGAACCGTCGGACGACAGCAATCAGGAAGCGGCACTGAACG CGGCCGTCGCCAGCGAAGATACGAACGATTCACTCGCCACGAACGACAACGACGACAGCAACAACACGCCCCGACCGACAGACAGCGAGGACACCGAAGACTCGCAGGACGTCCAGGAGCCGCCCACTAAGAAGAGTAAGAAGTGA
- the LOC107995600 gene encoding uncharacterized protein LOC107995600 isoform X1, with amino-acid sequence MASVKDTATFFAEGTASQFEHVLKLYPQALRLKADHKTKKPEELIKLDNWYQNELPKKIKSRGKDAHLNHEELVQTMKWKQIRGKFYPQLSYLVKVNTPRAVMAETKKAFKKLPNLEQAITALSNLKGVGTTMASALLAAASPENAPFMADECLMAIPEIEGIDYTTKEYLNFVQHIQNTVERLNKQTSNGKTWSPHRVELALWTHYVASELKPELLDGIPGSTENGNSHPPSNGEATEPSDDSNQEAALNGKELGSIDPAAIDENSMTTSFTEDSMDKPATPITAAVASEDTNDSLATNDNDDSNNTPRPTDSEDTEDSQDVQEPPTKKSKK; translated from the exons ATGGCTTCCGTGAAAGACACAGCAACTTTCTTCGCGGAGGGCACAGCGAGTCAGTTCGAACACGTCCTGAAGCTTTATCCGCAGGCCCTCAGACTCAAGGCTGATCATAAGACGAAAAAACCCGAGGAGCTGATCAAGTTGGATAACTG GTACCAGAATGAGCTTCCAAAGAAGATCAAGTCGCGCGGCAAGGACGCGCATCTCAATCACGAGGAACTCGTGCAAACGATGAAGTGGAAGCAAATA cGTGGGAAGTTTTATCCTCAATTGTCCTATTTAGTAAAAGTGAACACACCTCGCGCTGTGATGGCGGAAACGAAAAAGGCGTTCAAAAAACTCCCAAACCTGGAACAAGCTATTACTGCCCTCTCGAATTTAAAGGGAGTAGGTACCACAATGGCTTCAGCTTTATTAGCAGCAGCATCACCAGAGAATGCACCCTTCATGGCGGACGAATGTCTGATGGCAATACCGGAAATCGAGGGCATCGATTATACCACCAAGGAGTACCTCAATTTTGTTCAGCACATTCAAAATACCGTGGAGAGGCTGAACAAACAAA CGTCGAACGGCAAAACATGGAGCCCTCACAGGGTGGAGCTCGCTCTGTGGACCCACTACGTGGCGTCCGAGCTGAAGCCAGAGCTGTTGGACGGCATTCCAGGCTCCACGGAGAACGGCAATTCCCATCCGCCCAGCAACGGCGAGGCGACAGAACCGTCGGACGACAGCAATCAGGAAGCGGCACTGAACGGTAAGGAACTAGGCAGTATTGATCCGGCGGCCATCGACGAGAACAGCATGACCACGTCCTTCACCGAAGACTCGATGGATAAACCAGCTACGCCGATTACAGCGGCCGTCGCCAGCGAAGATACGAACGATTCACTCGCCACGAACGACAACGACGACAGCAACAACACGCCCCGACCGACAGACAGCGAGGACACCGAAGACTCGCAGGACGTCCAGGAGCCGCCCACTAAGAAGAGTAAGAAGTGA